From a single Loigolactobacillus coryniformis subsp. coryniformis KCTC 3167 = DSM 20001 genomic region:
- a CDS encoding nicotinate phosphoribosyltransferase, translating to MTKLYPDDSYTLHTDLYQINMMLTYWQEGIYNRQAVFECYFREMPFGNGYAIFAGLEHVVRFIQQLSFTDSDIAYLREVEDYPEEFLTYLKNFKFTGTIRSAVEGDLVFNNEPILQVEGPLADCQLVETALLNIVNYQTLIATKAARIRSVVGTDSVMEFGTRRAQEMDAALWGTRAAYIGGFDATSNVRAGKIFGIPVSGTHAHSLIQAYRSDYRGFKAYAKTHKDCVFLVDTYDTLKSGVPNAIKVANEMGDKINFLGVRIDSGDMAYISKRVRQQLDEAGYPEAKIYASNDLDEKTIQNLKMQHAKIDVWGVGTHLITAYDQPALGAVYKLVAIEDENGTMQDTVKLSSNAIKVSTPGKKQVWRITKKADGKSEGDYVTFWDENPLAEESLYMFHPNYTYINKTVTNFNARPLLRTIYHDGQLVYELPELSEIRRYSAAMLESLWDEYKRDLNPQDYPVDLAPTLYDHKMKIIQQVRDQVNGKKA from the coding sequence ATGACTAAATTATATCCGGATGACAGTTATACACTGCATACCGATTTATACCAAATCAATATGATGTTGACCTATTGGCAAGAAGGAATCTACAATCGACAGGCGGTTTTTGAATGTTATTTCCGGGAGATGCCATTTGGCAACGGGTACGCGATTTTCGCCGGTTTGGAACATGTCGTTCGTTTTATCCAGCAGCTTTCATTCACGGATTCCGATATTGCTTATTTGCGGGAAGTCGAGGATTATCCAGAAGAATTTTTAACTTATTTGAAAAACTTTAAATTTACGGGGACGATTCGCTCTGCGGTCGAAGGCGACCTCGTGTTTAATAACGAGCCGATCTTACAAGTTGAAGGGCCATTGGCGGACTGTCAGTTGGTGGAAACGGCTTTGTTGAATATTGTTAATTATCAAACGTTGATCGCCACTAAGGCGGCGCGAATTCGTTCAGTCGTTGGTACCGATAGTGTCATGGAATTTGGGACGCGGCGGGCACAGGAAATGGATGCCGCGCTTTGGGGCACACGAGCGGCTTATATTGGTGGATTCGATGCCACGAGTAATGTGCGTGCTGGCAAGATTTTTGGCATTCCCGTCAGCGGGACTCACGCGCATTCCTTGATCCAAGCTTATCGTAGCGATTACCGCGGCTTCAAGGCTTACGCGAAGACACACAAGGATTGTGTTTTTCTTGTCGACACCTATGACACACTAAAAAGTGGTGTGCCCAATGCGATCAAAGTTGCCAACGAAATGGGCGACAAGATCAATTTCTTAGGCGTGCGCATCGATTCTGGTGATATGGCGTATATCTCTAAACGTGTGCGCCAGCAACTGGATGAAGCTGGTTATCCAGAGGCTAAGATTTACGCGTCCAATGATCTCGATGAAAAAACGATCCAGAACTTGAAAATGCAGCACGCCAAGATCGATGTTTGGGGTGTGGGGACGCATTTGATCACAGCTTATGATCAGCCAGCTTTAGGTGCGGTTTATAAATTAGTCGCGATCGAGGACGAAAATGGCACCATGCAGGACACAGTCAAGTTATCCAGCAATGCCATTAAAGTCTCCACGCCTGGTAAAAAACAAGTTTGGCGGATCACGAAAAAGGCTGATGGTAAGTCCGAAGGCGATTACGTGACTTTCTGGGATGAAAATCCATTAGCAGAAGAATCACTATACATGTTCCACCCTAATTACACTTACATCAATAAAACCGTTACGAATTTTAATGCGCGGCCATTATTGCGGACGATCTATCATGACGGTCAGTTGGTTTATGAGCTGCCAGAGTTGTCGGAGATTCGCCGTTATTCTGCCGCAATGCTGGAGTCTTTATGGGATGAATACAAGCGTGATTTGAACCCACAAGATTACCCAGTCGATTTGGCCCCTACTTTATATGATCACAAGATGAAAATCATTCAGCAAGTACGTGACCAAGTCAACGGTAAAAAAGCTTAG
- a CDS encoding cation-translocating P-type ATPase, producing MAQEKKFYSTSTAEVQASLHTAEQGLTKAEADKRLREGGANSLVAKRRKTIIERFIDQFKDFMIAVLLVAAIVAAFSGEIADAVIILLVVVLNAIFGVFQEVQAEAAIDALKEMSAPMAHVRRDGELLTIKSEDVVPGDIVLLEAGDVVPADLRLIAAQTLRVEEAALTGESVPVEKQTGVLDVKADEKVSLGDQTNMAFMNSNITNGRGTGVVVATGMQTEVGRIAGMLNQADETKTPLQENLNSLGKTLTWLILFLSVLIFALGLLNQRETVLNMLLTAISLAVAAIPEGLPAIVTVTLALGTRRMAKRNAIVRKLPAVETLGSTDIIASDKTGTLTQNKMTVERLFTNNRLEVASESKATLDDMTVQIMTLANDTKIDKDGKLLGDPTETALVQFGLTHKLDVPALLERLPRVNEVPFDSERKLMTTIHELADGRYLVATKGAPDQLLQRATQYEVDGTVEPMDDKERDLILNTNTQLARQALRVLGMAYKIVTELPETVDTNTVEQEMIFTGLIGMIDPERPEVEEAVREAKEAGIRPMMITGDHRETAEAIAKRLGIIGDHDEKAIISGNELDEMSDDEFAKRVGDYSVYARVAPEHKVRIVNAWQKRGKVVAMTGDGVNDAPALKAADIGIGMGITGTEVSKNASDMVLADDNFSTIVVAVEEGRKVFANIQKAIQYLLSANLGEVLTLFMMTILGWQILAPVQILWINLVTDTFPAIALGIEPMERDIMKRKPRGRKSNFLSGGLSQSIIYQGLLEGAITLIVYWIGITYPMHASDSLAHADALTMAFATLGLIQLFHAFNVKSIYGTIFHKGIFANHSFNWAILASTVLMAATILIPGFNQLFHVTPLDWHQWLTVLGGSFSIVIIVEIVKFVQRRMGMNK from the coding sequence TTGGCCCAAGAGAAGAAGTTTTACAGCACAAGTACAGCAGAAGTACAGGCTTCACTCCACACCGCTGAACAAGGTTTAACTAAGGCGGAAGCGGACAAGCGTCTGCGTGAAGGCGGCGCCAATAGTCTAGTCGCTAAGCGGCGCAAAACAATCATTGAACGGTTTATTGATCAGTTTAAGGATTTCATGATCGCGGTGTTATTAGTCGCTGCGATCGTGGCCGCTTTTAGTGGTGAAATTGCCGACGCGGTCATTATTTTGCTGGTTGTGGTTTTAAACGCTATTTTCGGTGTTTTCCAAGAAGTCCAAGCCGAGGCTGCTATCGACGCACTGAAAGAAATGTCAGCGCCGATGGCTCATGTCCGGCGCGATGGCGAATTACTCACGATCAAAAGTGAAGATGTGGTGCCCGGTGATATCGTTTTACTTGAAGCTGGCGATGTGGTGCCGGCCGATCTACGCTTGATTGCTGCGCAGACTTTGCGTGTTGAGGAAGCAGCTTTGACTGGGGAATCAGTACCGGTTGAAAAGCAAACCGGCGTACTCGACGTTAAAGCTGATGAAAAAGTCAGTCTAGGCGACCAAACGAATATGGCATTTATGAACAGTAACATCACCAATGGTCGTGGAACTGGGGTCGTGGTGGCTACCGGGATGCAAACGGAAGTCGGGCGGATCGCTGGAATGTTGAATCAAGCTGACGAAACGAAGACGCCATTACAGGAAAATCTTAATTCTTTAGGGAAAACGTTAACATGGTTGATCTTATTCTTATCCGTTTTAATTTTTGCCCTTGGTTTACTTAACCAACGAGAAACCGTATTAAATATGTTATTAACGGCGATCTCCTTGGCAGTCGCAGCGATTCCTGAAGGTTTACCAGCAATCGTGACGGTTACCTTAGCGTTAGGCACACGACGAATGGCGAAACGGAATGCGATCGTGCGTAAGTTACCGGCAGTAGAAACTTTAGGCAGCACCGATATTATTGCTTCCGATAAAACCGGGACGTTGACCCAAAACAAAATGACCGTTGAACGGTTATTTACCAACAATCGCTTAGAAGTTGCCAGTGAAAGTAAGGCAACTTTGGATGACATGACGGTACAAATCATGACGTTGGCTAATGATACCAAAATCGATAAGGACGGCAAGCTGCTCGGTGATCCAACCGAGACCGCACTAGTCCAATTTGGCTTGACTCATAAGTTGGACGTGCCAGCGTTGTTAGAACGTTTACCACGGGTCAATGAAGTACCGTTTGATTCAGAACGTAAGTTGATGACAACGATTCACGAGTTGGCTGATGGGCGCTATTTAGTGGCTACCAAAGGTGCACCAGATCAGTTGTTACAACGAGCAACACAATATGAAGTCGATGGTACCGTTGAACCAATGGACGATAAAGAACGTGATTTGATATTAAACACCAATACGCAGCTAGCACGGCAAGCCTTGCGTGTTTTGGGAATGGCGTATAAAATTGTCACCGAACTCCCAGAAACGGTTGATACGAACACGGTAGAGCAGGAGATGATCTTTACTGGCTTGATCGGGATGATCGATCCTGAGCGGCCGGAGGTTGAAGAAGCTGTTCGTGAAGCCAAAGAAGCCGGCATTCGGCCAATGATGATCACTGGTGACCATCGTGAGACTGCTGAAGCGATTGCCAAACGTTTAGGCATCATTGGGGATCATGATGAAAAAGCAATCATCAGCGGTAACGAATTGGATGAAATGAGTGACGATGAATTTGCTAAGCGAGTTGGCGATTACTCGGTTTATGCCCGCGTTGCGCCTGAACATAAGGTGCGGATCGTCAATGCTTGGCAGAAACGAGGTAAAGTCGTGGCTATGACTGGTGACGGGGTCAACGATGCCCCTGCGCTAAAAGCCGCTGATATCGGGATCGGTATGGGGATCACCGGGACGGAAGTATCGAAAAACGCTTCCGATATGGTCTTAGCCGATGATAATTTCTCCACGATCGTAGTTGCGGTGGAAGAAGGCCGGAAAGTCTTTGCTAATATTCAAAAAGCGATTCAGTACTTGTTATCAGCTAACTTAGGTGAAGTCTTGACCTTGTTCATGATGACAATTCTCGGCTGGCAAATTCTTGCGCCGGTTCAGATTTTGTGGATCAATTTAGTTACCGATACATTCCCAGCAATCGCTTTAGGGATCGAACCAATGGAACGCGATATTATGAAACGCAAACCGCGCGGTCGTAAATCAAATTTCTTATCCGGCGGTTTAAGTCAATCGATTATTTATCAAGGTTTGCTGGAAGGTGCGATCACGCTGATCGTTTATTGGATCGGGATCACTTACCCAATGCACGCCAGTGATAGTTTAGCCCACGCTGATGCGTTGACAATGGCCTTTGCAACCTTAGGCTTGATTCAGTTGTTCCATGCCTTTAACGTGAAATCAATTTACGGGACGATTTTCCATAAAGGGATTTTCGCTAATCATTCATTTAACTGGGCGATCTTAGCTTCCACGGTTTTAATGGCAGCAACGATCCTGATTCCAGGGTTTAACCAATTATTCCACGTCACACCGCTTGATTGGCATCAATGGTTGACCGTGTTGGGCGGTTCCTTCTCGATCGTGATCATTGTCGAAATCGTGAAGTTCGTGCAACGACGCATGGGTATGAATAAATAA
- the nadE gene encoding ammonia-dependent NAD(+) synthetase yields the protein MRPLQKEIIAAMKTQPEIDPQAEIRKSVDFMKAYLKKYSFVKTLVLGISGGQDSTLAGRLGQMAAEEMRAETGDATYRFIAVRLPYGEQADESDAMAAIDFIQADETMRVNIKPAVDATLTALEANQLSINDFNKGNIKARQRMIAQYGIAGARQGVVLGTDHSAESITGFYTKFGDGGADLVPLYRLDKRQGKQMLKALGAPEHLYLKVPTADLEEDRPALPDEVALGVRYDEIDNYLEGKDVAPAAAEKIEGWYLKTAHKRHLPITIFDNFWR from the coding sequence TTGCGTCCATTACAAAAAGAAATTATTGCAGCAATGAAAACACAACCGGAGATCGATCCGCAAGCTGAGATCCGTAAAAGTGTTGATTTTATGAAAGCTTATCTGAAAAAGTACTCATTTGTTAAAACGCTGGTGCTGGGGATCTCCGGTGGGCAAGATTCTACGTTAGCGGGAAGGCTTGGTCAAATGGCCGCAGAAGAGATGCGTGCTGAAACTGGCGATGCCACTTATCGATTTATCGCAGTGCGCTTACCTTATGGCGAACAAGCTGATGAAAGTGATGCGATGGCAGCAATCGATTTTATTCAGGCCGATGAAACGATGCGTGTCAATATCAAGCCAGCGGTCGATGCGACTTTGACAGCATTAGAAGCTAATCAATTATCGATCAATGATTTTAACAAAGGTAATATCAAAGCACGGCAGCGGATGATCGCGCAGTACGGGATCGCTGGGGCGCGGCAGGGTGTTGTTTTAGGCACAGATCATTCCGCTGAATCGATCACTGGTTTCTACACAAAATTCGGTGACGGTGGGGCTGATTTGGTGCCGCTATATCGTTTGGATAAACGGCAAGGCAAGCAAATGCTTAAAGCGCTAGGCGCACCAGAACATCTTTATTTAAAGGTGCCAACGGCAGACTTGGAAGAAGATCGGCCAGCGTTGCCGGATGAGGTTGCACTGGGTGTGCGTTATGATGAGATCGACAATTATTTGGAAGGTAAGGACGTTGCGCCAGCTGCCGCAGAAAAAATTGAAGGCTGGTATCTGAAAACAGCGCATAAACGTCATTTGCCAATTACTATTTTTGATAATTTCTGGCGGTAA
- the trpX gene encoding tryptophan ABC transporter substrate-binding protein, whose translation MKRMLSFIGLLLVFLGFAFFQEGGVKQDKPQAVKKPTIGILQTMSHPALDDIRRGTIDQLRKRGFVNGKTAKIDFKNAEGDQSNLKSIAERFQNENTDLNIGIATPAAQAIANTDKTTPLILGAISNPKSAGLVENNAHPGHNITGVSNRTPTADQLKLIRELLPDVKVLGVMYTSSDPSAQAEVKVVRKLAPKYGFTIKEFTVSNSNDVDQVAQTMARQVKAVYVPTDNTIASAMQTLVKNTNAAKIPVFPPAGTMVEDGGLATYGINQYQLGVATGNMAADVLEGKSDPATTPVKIVAKGDLILNQKEADLLGIKIPAKLQKEAQQKGEVYK comes from the coding sequence ATGAAACGTATGTTATCATTCATTGGTTTGTTGCTAGTTTTTCTCGGTTTTGCGTTTTTCCAAGAAGGCGGTGTGAAACAAGACAAGCCACAGGCGGTAAAAAAGCCAACGATCGGTATTTTACAAACGATGTCGCATCCGGCGCTAGATGATATCCGTCGCGGCACCATTGATCAGTTGCGTAAGCGTGGTTTTGTTAATGGCAAAACTGCTAAAATCGATTTTAAAAATGCTGAGGGTGATCAAAGTAATCTAAAATCGATCGCCGAACGTTTTCAAAATGAAAATACTGATTTAAACATTGGTATCGCCACACCGGCGGCACAGGCGATCGCTAATACTGATAAAACGACACCGTTAATTTTAGGTGCTATTTCTAATCCGAAGTCAGCCGGCTTAGTTGAAAATAATGCGCACCCAGGCCATAACATCACCGGCGTGTCTAACCGCACACCAACTGCTGACCAATTGAAATTGATTCGTGAGCTTTTGCCTGATGTTAAAGTACTCGGGGTGATGTATACGTCCAGTGATCCATCGGCGCAAGCAGAAGTCAAAGTGGTGCGCAAGTTAGCACCGAAGTACGGCTTTACGATCAAAGAATTCACCGTCTCTAATTCTAACGATGTTGATCAAGTGGCCCAAACCATGGCGCGCCAAGTCAAGGCGGTTTACGTACCAACTGATAACACGATCGCCAGTGCAATGCAGACCCTGGTCAAAAATACCAACGCAGCCAAGATCCCCGTTTTCCCACCAGCTGGGACGATGGTCGAAGATGGCGGTTTAGCGACTTACGGGATCAATCAATATCAGTTAGGTGTAGCAACTGGGAACATGGCGGCGGATGTACTGGAAGGTAAATCTGATCCAGCCACCACGCCAGTGAAAATCGTGGCTAAAGGTGATTTAATTTTGAATCAAAAAGAAGCAGATTTGCTGGGAATCAAGATTCCGGCTAAGTTACAAAAAGAAGCACAACAGAAAGGAGAGGTTTATAAATGA
- a CDS encoding ABC transporter ATP-binding protein, translating into MSEPILQLKNIVVTVNSGNEERQILKQLNLTINRGDFVTVLGTNGAGKTTLFNTIAGNLQPTAGQVILRQRDISRDNEEKRAQYLSRVFQDPKMGTAPRMTVAENLLLAQQRGQRRTLKLRKLRQNRDKFREMAAEIGNGLENHLDTPTGNLSGGQRQALSLLMATMTTPDILLLDEHTAALDPKTSEQLMHYTQKRITQSNQTCLMITHHLEDALAYGNRLIVIDDGRIEADFNATEKQKLSREQLYEFFDETLS; encoded by the coding sequence ATGAGTGAGCCAATTTTACAATTAAAGAATATTGTCGTTACGGTTAATAGTGGTAATGAGGAGCGGCAAATTTTAAAACAACTGAATTTAACCATCAATCGCGGTGATTTTGTCACGGTGCTAGGGACAAATGGGGCCGGCAAAACCACATTATTCAATACGATCGCTGGTAATTTACAGCCTACCGCTGGTCAAGTGATTTTGCGTCAGCGCGATATTAGTCGCGACAACGAAGAAAAGCGCGCACAATATCTGAGTCGTGTGTTTCAGGACCCGAAAATGGGGACCGCACCGCGGATGACGGTTGCGGAAAACTTGTTGTTAGCCCAACAGCGCGGTCAACGACGGACTTTGAAGCTACGTAAATTGCGCCAAAATCGTGATAAATTTCGTGAAATGGCTGCTGAGATTGGTAATGGGCTAGAGAATCATCTAGATACGCCAACCGGCAACTTATCCGGTGGTCAACGGCAGGCACTAAGTTTGCTCATGGCCACCATGACAACGCCAGATATTTTGCTGTTAGATGAACACACGGCAGCGCTGGACCCAAAAACCAGTGAACAATTGATGCACTACACACAAAAGCGCATCACCCAAAGCAACCAAACTTGCCTGATGATCACCCATCATTTGGAAGATGCCTTGGCATACGGTAATCGGCTGATCGTCATTGATGATGGACGGATCGAAGCTGATTTTAACGCAACCGAGAAACAAAAATTAAGTCGCGAGCAGTTGTATGAGTTCTTTGACGAAACATTAAGCTAG
- a CDS encoding glycosyltransferase family 2 protein, whose product MLSVCMATYNGAQTVARQLNSILPQLGAQDEVVIVDDRSTDDTVAVIKQTVATSDVHVRLSVNQVNQGPIKSFARALQQAQGDLIFLSDQDDIWFEDKVAQVVAAFQRQHADLIVHDGVVVDAKQQQIAASWNQYNHNQLPQSVANNLLKNGYTGAMMAVSQHLLQYALPFPEQIEMHDQWLFLVAQRYHLKTVVLPQPLMKYVRHGDNVTGMQRRGLATMLRGRWRMWRAYRQLSDK is encoded by the coding sequence ATGCTTTCAGTTTGTATGGCAACCTATAATGGCGCCCAAACAGTGGCCCGGCAGTTGAATTCGATTTTGCCGCAACTAGGTGCGCAGGATGAAGTGGTGATCGTCGATGATCGTTCCACTGATGATACAGTAGCGGTGATCAAGCAAACCGTTGCCACTAGTGACGTCCATGTGCGTTTGTCAGTTAATCAAGTCAATCAAGGGCCAATCAAAAGCTTTGCTCGGGCACTGCAACAAGCCCAAGGTGACTTGATTTTCCTATCCGATCAAGATGATATTTGGTTTGAAGATAAGGTAGCACAGGTGGTGGCTGCTTTTCAGCGCCAGCACGCTGATTTGATCGTTCACGATGGGGTGGTGGTCGATGCTAAACAGCAGCAGATCGCCGCTTCGTGGAATCAATACAATCACAATCAACTGCCGCAATCGGTGGCGAATAATTTATTGAAAAATGGCTATACGGGTGCGATGATGGCCGTTAGTCAACATTTATTACAGTACGCGTTACCGTTTCCTGAGCAAATCGAAATGCACGATCAGTGGTTATTTTTAGTGGCGCAACGGTATCATTTAAAAACGGTGGTGCTACCGCAACCGTTGATGAAGTATGTACGGCATGGCGATAACGTTACAGGTATGCAACGGCGGGGACTGGCGACGATGCTACGCGGTCGCTGGCGTATGTGGCGGGCTTACCGGCAATTATCAGATAAATAG
- a CDS encoding ABC transporter permease yields the protein MSLITSAIGQGLMWGILGVGLFLTFRVLNFPDMTVEGTFPFGAAVAVTAITHGMSPLLATLLAFVAGMLAGLATGLLYTKGKIPILLAGILVMTALYSINLRVMGKANVSLLNENTLFKAKFLTRLPQYFDGVVVGFLFVLVTLLILIYFLQTELGQAFIATGDNVTMARSLGIKTDGMTIMGLMVSNGFIGIAGALMAQSNGYADVSMGIGVIVIGLASIIIGEVAFGELTMNQRLVAVILGSILYRFVLLIVLQLGFNTDDLKLISAIVLALALMLPTLQQRFHVQKLIRNGVSRHE from the coding sequence ATGAGTCTAATTACATCAGCGATCGGTCAAGGACTAATGTGGGGGATTCTCGGTGTCGGCTTGTTTCTGACTTTCCGGGTGCTGAATTTTCCTGATATGACAGTTGAAGGCACTTTTCCGTTTGGTGCGGCAGTAGCAGTTACGGCAATCACGCATGGTATGTCGCCATTATTGGCAACGTTGTTGGCGTTTGTTGCCGGGATGTTAGCCGGTTTAGCTACGGGGTTGCTTTATACCAAAGGTAAAATTCCGATTTTATTAGCCGGTATTTTAGTGATGACGGCGCTATATTCAATCAACTTACGGGTGATGGGTAAGGCGAATGTTTCTTTGTTAAATGAAAATACACTATTCAAGGCAAAATTTTTGACCCGCTTACCGCAATATTTTGATGGCGTTGTGGTTGGCTTCTTGTTCGTATTGGTCACCTTGCTTATTCTGATCTATTTCTTGCAAACTGAGTTAGGCCAAGCCTTTATCGCTACCGGTGATAACGTCACAATGGCGCGGTCATTAGGCATCAAAACGGATGGCATGACGATCATGGGCTTGATGGTTTCTAACGGCTTTATCGGTATTGCTGGTGCATTGATGGCGCAGAGTAACGGTTACGCTGACGTCAGTATGGGGATCGGCGTTATCGTTATCGGACTGGCTTCGATCATTATCGGTGAAGTTGCTTTTGGCGAGTTAACCATGAATCAACGCCTAGTTGCTGTGATCTTAGGCAGTATTTTGTATCGTTTCGTTTTGTTGATCGTTCTCCAATTAGGTTTCAATACAGACGATCTAAAGTTGATCTCAGCGATCGTTTTGGCGCTGGCATTAATGTTACCAACATTGCAACAACGTTTTCACGTTCAAAAGTTAATCCGGAATGGGGTGAGTCGGCATGAGTGA
- a CDS encoding glycosyltransferase family 2 protein — MAPITVSIVTYNSEHVFEAVARFKTEIMAHYPVTLRIFDNHSVPAYVKKLQALADERIIITAAEDNHGFGFGHNVNLVQSTDPYFVCCNPDILINRVSFVAMYDFIDAHPEVSMITPKITDPDGKVQYLIRAKLDVFDYLLRFIRYDFVKRLFAKRIARYECRDLSDERQQIKFGSGAFMFLRASIMRQIGGFDERFFMYFEDNDLCMRINQAGGQIFYLPDAPVIHYYARDSHKSTRGFKLFLTSMYRYFNKWGWRWF, encoded by the coding sequence ATGGCACCAATAACGGTTAGTATTGTGACCTATAATAGTGAACATGTTTTTGAGGCGGTCGCGCGCTTTAAAACAGAGATTATGGCTCATTATCCGGTGACTCTACGCATTTTTGATAATCATTCGGTGCCTGCGTATGTCAAAAAGTTACAGGCACTAGCAGATGAGCGTATCATTATTACGGCAGCTGAGGATAACCACGGTTTTGGTTTTGGCCATAACGTTAATCTGGTTCAAAGTACCGATCCGTATTTTGTCTGTTGCAATCCCGATATATTGATCAATCGCGTTAGTTTTGTGGCCATGTATGACTTTATTGACGCCCATCCCGAAGTCAGTATGATCACACCGAAAATTACCGATCCCGATGGTAAAGTACAGTACTTGATTCGCGCAAAATTAGATGTTTTTGATTATCTGTTGCGTTTCATTCGGTATGATTTTGTGAAACGTTTGTTTGCCAAACGAATTGCGCGTTACGAGTGTCGTGATTTAAGTGACGAACGGCAACAAATCAAATTTGGCTCCGGCGCCTTTATGTTTCTACGCGCCAGCATAATGCGGCAAATTGGTGGTTTCGACGAGCGCTTTTTCATGTATTTTGAAGACAACGATCTGTGCATGCGTATCAATCAGGCTGGTGGACAAATTTTTTATCTGCCTGACGCGCCAGTTATCCACTACTACGCCCGGGATTCACATAAAAGTACTCGTGGCTTTAAGTTGTTTTTGACATCGATGTACCGCTATTTTAATAAATGGGGCTGGCGCTGGTTTTAG
- the glf gene encoding UDP-galactopyranose mutase, with the protein MKDYDYLVVGAGLFGATFAYEAAKRGKRVKVIEKDDHISGHIYTEEKSGIQVHKFGAHIFHTSIKKTWDFVQQFAEFNRYTNEPVANYKGELYNLPFNMNTFNKMWGVITPAEAKAKIEEQRKVLGDKRPENLEEQAISLIGTDIYEKLIKGYTEKQWGRKATELPAFIIRRLPVRYIYDNNYFNDTYQGIPIGGYTQIVEKMLADPLIDVELNQDFFANKDSYLADYPRVVFTGMIDQFFNYQLGELEYRGLRFEEEELDIDNYQGNAVINYTDAETPYTRIIEHKHFEFGKGDKNKTIITREYPETWQKGDEPYYPVNDKRNNSLFKQYRELAATQPNVIFGGRLGQYKYYNMDQVIEAAQKVVTREFGADAE; encoded by the coding sequence ATGAAAGATTATGATTATTTAGTCGTTGGTGCTGGCTTGTTCGGCGCAACTTTTGCCTATGAGGCGGCTAAGCGGGGTAAGCGGGTCAAAGTGATTGAAAAAGACGATCATATTTCCGGCCATATTTATACTGAAGAAAAATCAGGTATCCAGGTCCATAAATTTGGAGCGCATATTTTCCATACTAGTATCAAAAAAACTTGGGATTTTGTGCAACAATTTGCTGAATTTAATCGGTACACTAACGAGCCAGTAGCTAATTACAAAGGTGAATTATACAATCTGCCATTTAATATGAACACGTTCAATAAAATGTGGGGCGTGATCACACCAGCAGAAGCCAAGGCTAAAATCGAGGAACAACGCAAAGTTCTTGGCGATAAACGTCCAGAAAATCTAGAAGAACAGGCAATTTCTTTGATTGGAACGGATATTTACGAAAAGTTGATCAAGGGCTATACTGAAAAGCAATGGGGCCGGAAAGCTACTGAATTACCAGCTTTCATTATTCGTCGTTTACCAGTACGTTATATTTACGATAACAACTATTTTAACGACACTTACCAAGGTATTCCAATTGGCGGTTACACGCAAATCGTTGAAAAAATGTTGGCTGATCCATTGATCGATGTTGAATTAAATCAGGACTTTTTCGCTAACAAAGACAGTTACTTGGCGGATTATCCACGGGTCGTCTTTACGGGGATGATCGATCAATTCTTTAACTATCAATTAGGTGAACTCGAATACCGTGGCTTGCGTTTTGAAGAAGAAGAGCTAGATATTGACAATTATCAAGGTAATGCGGTTATTAATTATACCGATGCTGAGACACCATATACCCGGATCATCGAACACAAACACTTCGAGTTCGGTAAAGGTGATAAAAATAAGACGATCATTACGCGTGAATATCCAGAGACTTGGCAAAAGGGTGATGAACCTTACTATCCAGTTAATGATAAGCGTAACAATAGTTTATTCAAACAATATCGCGAGTTAGCCGCAACCCAGCCAAACGTGATTTTTGGCGGACGCTTAGGCCAATACAAATATTACAATATGGACCAAGTCATCGAAGCGGCGCAAAAAGTCGTCACACGAGAATTTGGTGCCGACGCAGAGTAG